One Mycobacterium sp. SMC-4 DNA window includes the following coding sequences:
- a CDS encoding DUF6777 domain-containing protein, producing the protein MIGGTGTDEHGQVTLIPINAAGDDSFMPSVVVAPIEITDNVATDIDSFVTQLPRSAVRGARVVPGTQQGLYGATGEAVECDVSAAANYLDARRDRSVQWAQAINVAAERIPYYLNTLTPAVLTADTWVTAFAPGEGHPASRQAVLQAGNAVLIDQVGVPRMHCATGNPLGPPANVNLASLAVNGKRWQGFDQQGVIAIAYSGGGSEAPVVDEFVLRNLSTGEVITRPAGKTIDIGVDPTGWSPDPAAMNVPPAS; encoded by the coding sequence TTGATCGGCGGCACCGGGACCGATGAGCATGGCCAGGTCACTTTGATCCCGATCAACGCTGCCGGTGACGACTCCTTCATGCCGTCGGTGGTCGTCGCGCCGATAGAGATCACCGACAACGTCGCAACCGACATCGATTCCTTCGTCACACAATTGCCTCGCTCGGCGGTGCGCGGGGCGCGGGTTGTGCCTGGAACCCAGCAAGGGCTGTATGGCGCCACCGGTGAGGCAGTTGAGTGCGACGTCTCGGCGGCCGCCAACTATCTCGATGCGCGTCGGGACCGGTCAGTGCAGTGGGCCCAGGCGATCAACGTCGCAGCAGAGAGGATTCCCTATTATCTCAACACCCTGACTCCGGCGGTGTTGACCGCCGACACCTGGGTCACGGCGTTTGCCCCCGGTGAAGGACACCCAGCGTCGCGCCAAGCGGTACTGCAGGCAGGTAATGCAGTGCTGATCGATCAGGTCGGTGTACCGAGGATGCACTGTGCAACCGGCAATCCGCTCGGCCCGCCTGCCAACGTCAACCTGGCCTCGTTGGCTGTGAATGGCAAACGGTGGCAAGGTTTCGATCAGCAAGGCGTGATTGCGATCGCGTATTCAGGCGGAGGAAGTGAAGCGCCTGTCGTCGACGAGTTCGTCCTTCGCAATCTCAGCACCGGGGAGGTCATCACCCGTCCCGCAGGCAAGACCATAGACATCGGAGTGGACCCCACCGGCTGGTCGCCTGATCCGGCTGCGATGAATGTGCCACCCGCTTCCTGA
- a CDS encoding WXG100 family type VII secretion target — MAMVGADVEQLNQLAAQLNNKANEIQNVISQLTSAINSVEWRGNDANRFRSDWQGQYVGQLKTVVSALQTASQNAKRNAQEQQQASGT, encoded by the coding sequence ATGGCAATGGTCGGTGCAGACGTTGAACAGCTCAACCAACTCGCTGCTCAGCTCAACAACAAGGCGAATGAGATCCAGAATGTCATCTCGCAACTGACGTCGGCGATCAATTCGGTCGAATGGCGAGGTAATGATGCGAACCGGTTTCGTTCCGACTGGCAGGGCCAGTATGTCGGGCAACTCAAGACGGTCGTGAGTGCGTTGCAGACGGCATCGCAGAATGCCAAGCGGAATGCTCAGGAGCAGCAGCAGGCGTCCGGTACGTAA
- a CDS encoding PP2C family serine/threonine-protein phosphatase, whose product MSTPTSDERPGSWEWAMCGASVVGDMHHRRGLGCDDAYRYGISGGLVVAAVADGAGSVSGTSAWGSYTACQSVVRDALRAQFRRDFVTDPAGHPAQMRWLFECALDRVRRRAEAMKLELPLLSTTLSVVVADRRRAVFGQIGDGVIAVETDRGISTTLIEAKTDYANATWFLQSEDAFASAFRTETLTGVTAFALSTDGMSYKITDITTGEAYEPFFRGSWRHVRAGTSSAHFAALLRDIADDQTGDDKTMVLSALRWETDEFFPSARPVTTTIVGSPAPKVPHTRTHHSAHG is encoded by the coding sequence GTGAGCACCCCCACGAGCGACGAACGCCCAGGCAGCTGGGAATGGGCCATGTGCGGCGCCTCCGTCGTCGGCGATATGCATCACCGCCGCGGCCTGGGTTGCGACGACGCTTACCGTTACGGCATCTCGGGTGGCCTCGTCGTAGCGGCTGTCGCTGACGGGGCAGGTTCAGTGAGCGGCACTTCGGCGTGGGGCTCCTATACGGCCTGCCAGAGCGTGGTACGCGATGCGCTGCGCGCGCAGTTCAGACGTGACTTCGTCACCGACCCCGCCGGTCATCCGGCGCAGATGCGATGGCTGTTCGAATGCGCGCTGGATCGCGTCCGCCGCCGTGCTGAGGCCATGAAGCTGGAACTGCCGCTGCTGTCGACGACCTTGAGCGTTGTCGTCGCTGATCGACGGCGCGCCGTCTTCGGCCAGATCGGTGACGGCGTCATCGCCGTAGAGACAGATCGCGGAATCAGCACAACGCTCATTGAGGCGAAGACCGATTACGCAAATGCAACGTGGTTCCTCCAGTCCGAAGACGCCTTTGCGTCAGCGTTTCGAACCGAGACGCTCACCGGTGTGACAGCGTTCGCGCTCAGTACGGACGGGATGAGTTACAAGATCACCGACATCACGACCGGTGAAGCCTACGAACCGTTCTTTCGAGGATCGTGGCGCCATGTGCGAGCGGGAACCAGTTCAGCACATTTCGCCGCGCTGCTTCGTGACATCGCCGATGACCAGACCGGTGATGACAAGACTATGGTGCTTTCGGCATTGCGCTGGGAGACAGACGAGTTCTTTCCGTCCGCACGTCCGGTGACGACAACGATCGTCGGTTCTCCGGCACCCAAAGTTCCCCACACCCGGACGCACCATTCAGCCCATGGGTGA
- a CDS encoding VWA domain-containing protein: MTEWGWSVELNDTNPDPRVACVALIDVSGSMEGAPIAALERGFAHFTRYLHNESLASKRVEVAVVTFGTAATVLVPMQEARNLQPPRFSVGGTTNLAAGIHLALDIIEDRKNAYKNAGLQYYRPWILVITDGRPNIEGFDAAVERLNQAETSRSVTVFAVGAGPKVDYQELSRLSTQRSPAPLDGLKFEELFEWLSASLTNVSHSSEHAHTDEDLGGMGEHIQLPSIAGWAKA; this comes from the coding sequence GTGACCGAATGGGGATGGTCGGTCGAGCTCAACGACACCAACCCCGACCCGAGAGTTGCTTGCGTCGCCCTGATCGACGTGTCCGGGTCAATGGAGGGTGCGCCTATCGCCGCTCTAGAGCGCGGCTTCGCGCACTTCACACGTTACCTACACAACGAGTCGCTGGCCAGCAAGCGGGTTGAGGTTGCGGTCGTCACCTTCGGTACTGCCGCCACCGTGCTGGTGCCGATGCAGGAGGCCCGCAATCTCCAACCACCGCGGTTTTCGGTTGGTGGTACCACCAACCTCGCGGCGGGAATCCACTTGGCACTCGACATCATTGAGGACCGCAAGAATGCCTACAAGAACGCCGGATTGCAGTACTACCGGCCGTGGATTCTGGTGATCACCGATGGAAGGCCGAACATCGAGGGATTCGACGCTGCCGTCGAACGACTCAATCAAGCCGAGACAAGCCGCAGCGTAACAGTTTTCGCTGTCGGCGCGGGACCCAAAGTGGACTACCAGGAATTGAGCCGGCTTTCGACACAGCGTAGCCCGGCCCCATTGGACGGGTTGAAGTTCGAGGAACTGTTCGAGTGGCTATCTGCCTCGCTGACGAACGTCTCACACTCCTCGGAGCACGCCCATACTGACGAAGATCTCGGCGGTATGGGTGAGCACATTCAACTGCCGTCCATCGCCGGTTGGGCCAAAGCGTGA